The genomic DNA CCCTGCGGCACCGGGGGATCCCTGACCCCGGGGGATTCCACACAACCCCAGTGCTGCAGGGTCGCTCCCCCCGATCCCAGGGGATGCCCTCCCGACCCCGCACTGCTCCGAGCCCGGAGGACATTCCCCCCATCCCGATTCCGCCCAGCCCAGTCCCGGGGATCCTGCACAAACCCACACCCGGGGGATTTCTCCCATTTCAGTCTGATCCCAAGGAATCCCCCGGCTCCGTAGGATTCTCCACGCCCCCCACATTCCCCCCACCCCGACCCCGAGTTCCGCACGGTCCCGATCCCGCACAGCTCCGATCCCAGGACCTTTATCCCACATAGCCCCGATCCTGGGAATCCCCCCGCTCCAAGGGGTGCCCCCTCCCGTCCCACACAGCCCCGGTCCAGGGGGTTCCCCCGTTCCCGGGGACCCCCCCCATCCcggggtcccgggggtctcaCATACGCTTGTTCCCCCGCTCCGCTAGGGGGCGCCGCGGACCCCGGCACCACGCACGTCACGTGTCACGTGTCACGTCACGTGCCGGCCCCCGGCCTCCCGGCTGAAGGTCGCCGCGCCGAGGTCCCGCCCCCTTTTAGCCGTCCAATGGGAgcgcgcggggggcggggccgaaCGGCAACGAGAGCCAATGAGAGGAGAGCGCTGaggggcggggcccggggccCGGGaccgggaacgggaacgggagaGGCATGGGAGATGGGAACGGGaccgggaacgggaacgggaacgggacCGGGAACGGGAGAGGCATGGGAGATGGGAGCGGGaccgggaacgggaacgggacCGGGAACGGGagatgggaacgggaacgggaccgggaacgggaacgggacCGGGAACGGGACCGGGAACGGGAGATGGGAACGGGACCGGGAACGGGACCGGGAACGGgaccgggacagggacagggagaggcgTGGGAGATGGGAGCGGGACCGGGAACGGgaccgggacagggacagggagaggcgTGGGAGATGGGAGCGGGaccgggaacgggaacgggagaGGCATGGGAGATGGGAGCGGGaccgggaacgggaacgggacTGGGAACGGGACTGGGAGAGGCGTGGGAGATGGGAGCGGGACCTGGAACgggacagggagcaggaacGGGACTGGGAACGGGACTGGGAGAGGCATGGGAGATGGGAGCGGGaccgggaacgggaacgggacagggagcaggaacGGGACTGGAaacgggacagggacaggcatGGGAGATGGGAGCGGGACCGGGAACGGGactgggaacaggactgggagaGGCGTGGGAGATGGGAGCGGGACCGGGAACgggacagggagcaggaacGGGACTGGGAACGGGACTGGGAGAGGCATGGGAGATGGGAccgggaacgggaatgggagaagggacagggacacgggcagggatggggaccgggacagggactgggacacGGGCAGAGGTGGGGACAAGGAGCAGGACGGGGACCGGGACACTGCGCGTCTCTCACATCCCTCTTGACTCAATTTCACCCCTAATTCGTCACTATTCGGTTTATTTATAAAATCCCCCCCTCTCCCCGCgcctgggggagggggagctgtGGCTTCATGGGGGGGTCCCCTGAGTGTTGGGGGAAGGAAGGACTGTGTGCTTTCGGTTGGTGTTTGGGGGCTCCATTTCATGGGTGCGATATGGAGACCCCCACCCAGAGGGCCCCCACATCCCGGGGGTCCCCATCTCTGAGGGTCCTCACGTCCCAGGCAGTCTCCATGTCCCGGGGGTCCCCACCCTGGGGTCGGGTTTGTGCTGTGTCAGGTCCCTGCACTGCCAAGGGTGGGGGGTCCTTGTGGAGGGGAGGCTCAGCCCCCCAAAACGGGTCCGTCTGGCAGGTGGGAGCACCGTGCCGGGGGGGCTCTGGTGGCAACGTCGTCCTTGTCCGTGTCCTATCCCGTCTCCGGGAGCCACGTGCTGGATTTCTCCTGACTTTGAACTTCTTGTTTGTCTGAAATAGTAGAAAAACTCCGGGGGGCCCGGGGTCTAGAGCACGTTGTGGAAGATCTGCATGGAGCTCATGATGTCCTTGTCCTGGCGGGGAGAGATCAGAGGCCCCATGTCCCGCTCCTGACCCcccctcctcccagctccccttCTCTTGTCACCCTTTTGCCATCTCCCTCCTGTTCCCCTCATCCTGTCCCACTCATctgccccctcctgtccctACCCCGTCCCCCACATCCCACACTTCCCATAACAGTCCTCGTGTCTCCCCTGaatccctctcccagcccctactcctgtccccatccctcccaggGTGACCCCTTTGTCTCCCTCTCTCCTGATGCCCCCAGaacaaagaggaggaggatggtgccccccgagccccccagagcccctcacCTCCTGGCATGTGGCCAGGAACTCCTCGAAGGTCACCATGCCGTCCCTGTTCCTGTCCATCTTCTGCAAGGGAGTGGCCAGAGCTCAGCGGGGCCACCCCTGGCCTCAGAGTGGCCCCGGGGGTGACAGTGGGGACAGTCTCACCTGGAAGAACAGCTCCACGTGCTGGGCCGGCGCGCTGGCCCCCAGGGCGGGCTCGGTGCAGCGGCCCATCATGGCATAGATGGATTTCATGATCTCCAGCATgtcctgggggacacagggCGCTGCCAGGTCCCGGTCTGGGTGTCCCCACCCCACCAGCCCCCCAGtgtctcccagtgtcccccagggTCACCTCCTTGGTGACGTAGCCGTCCTTATTCACGTCGTAGAGGTCAAACGTCCacttcagcttctgctgctccGTCCCCCGCAGCAGCACCGAGAGTCCCACGGCGAAATCCTGCAGGAAGGATCGTGGCTGTGAGCGGGGAGGGACCCTCGGccccctgccccctcccttCCGCTGCCACATTGATCCCGGGCCGCCCGAGGGATTTCATTCCCTATTGATCCTGTTATTTTTACCCCCAGCGCCGCAGCGCCCGGCGCTCCCCCCACCCGCGGGGGAGTTTGGCCACAGcctgggagggggaagaggaggaggaggaggaggagggggaggatgtGATGAATCACGGTGCTGGCACAGCCATTCCCACCAGGAATTCCCACCTGGAAGCAGAGAGCCCCGTTGCGGTCGGCGTCGAAGGCGTCGAACAAGAAGTGGGCGTAGGAGCTGGCGTCTGCGGGGGGAGGGCGGCGGTGACTCCCCCGCACCGGGGTCGGGAGTTTCCCGGAGGGCCCCCCCAGACCCTCCTGCCGGCTCTGGGGACCCCCCGACTCACCGCCTTGAGGGAAGAACCGCGAGTAGATGAGCGTGAAGGTTTCCTCATCCACGAGGCCGCTGGGACATTCCTGGGAGAGGAGCGGCGCCGGTGACCCCGAGGGAAGCGGGGACCCGCGGATTTGGGGGGTCGGGGCGACGGACCCCCAGACTCACGTTCTTGAAGCCGCGGTAGAGGGATTGAAGCTCCGTCTTGGTGAAGTTGGTGcgagccagcagctgctccagcccctcggGCTGGTGCCGGATGCTCGGGAGCTCCACATCGGCGTCGCTGCTGTCTGCCAGGAGAGACCCCCGGGCAAAGATCCCCCTTAGAAACAACCCCTCCGCCGCTAAacccacccccacccccttAAAACCACCCCTGTCCCCCTAAAACAACCGCCCAGCGCCTCGGCAGACCCCAAGCCTCCCTCGGGAGCCTGGAACAGCCCGGCTGCTGCATCCCGAGGGGTTTCCCACATTCCCAAGGCGCAGAACATTCCCGAGCCGCCTCTTGCCAACTGCTGCTCCCGCCCGGCCCAGAGGAAGGTAATTAATAAATGATGGTTCATTAATAATTTCAGCCTGGGAAGCCCCTGCGGAGCCGCTCAGCACAGGAGGGTGTCAGCAattttgggatggggctgggagcccgGAAAATTCCCAGGTGCTGTCAGAGGGGGGTGAACCCCCAATTCCTGCTGAGCCGGGGGGGCCTGGGGGGCCCTGGTGTGTTTTGGGGGCTTTTGGGGATAGTGGGGGATTGGAGGGCCCTGGTGTCCCATCtcagggggttttgggggtcagTGAGGGAGTGGGGGACCCTTGTGTCCCCTCTGAGGGAGGTTtaggggctgctgcaggacttGGGGCTCCCTGTGTCCCACCTCAGGAGGTTCTGGGGATCACTGTGGAGTCGaacccccccagaccccaccTCCAGGGGCTTGTTGGGGGTCAACGCCAGCTCAGAGCCCTCCCGTCCCACCTCGGGAAGGTttgggggtcactgggggtcCCCGTTATCCGCTTCTGGGGGTTCACAGGGCACGGGAGCcctgggaggggtggggggtctctggggagGAGGGTCTCCACCCCCCCGGGTGTTTGGGGGCCGGTGGTAGCACAACCCCCCGGGGAAGTTGGGAGCACGGCTGGGCCGTGcctggggggttttgggagccctgcctgctccccccgcacccccaaatcctcagCCTTCACTGCGGACCCTCCCGGGgtggggaaccccaaaaccagccGGTTCCACTCCGCAGAGACCAGTTAGAGGCCCCCAGGTCATTTAATGCTGGGAGGAGGGACGGGGACACCCCGGGGTGGGGGGATggtaattaatttaattcaatAATTAGCATTAATTaaggttggggggggggggtaccTTCTACAGAGATGGGCTCCAGGATGCCGAACTGCTTGAGGACGGCGATGAAGAGGAGGATGACCACGGCCACGGCGCACAGCTCCATGCCCTGGATGCCCATGGCCCCGGGGGGGATCGGGGGTGCTgcgggagcgcggggcgggTGCTGCGCCCTCCGCCCGTGTCCGGCtgtcctgccctcctcctcctcctcccttggCACGCGCCcaccccccggcccccccggcgCTGCTTCcccacattttattttcagtttcccaaagagggctggggtggggacagggccGCTGCCCCCGCTCCCCGCAGCACCCGTGGGTGCGGGGTTCacggccggggggggggggtcaaACCAGTGCGGGCCTCAAAATTGGGTGAAAAAAAGGTTGTTttgcccccccgcccccggtgGGATCGATGGGATCGATAGGGATGAGTAAGCAGCGAGgggaggggaaactgaggcagggaaggcgggggggctgtccctgttcccccagagctgtccccaccCCTCTGTCGGTGTCCCACAGTCCTGGGGACATCGGCCCTGCTCCCCGAGGACTGTCCCTGTCCTCcccggggctgtccctgtgcccctaGGGGTGTGCTCCCCCCGTGGCCGCAGGAATGTCTCTCCGCAGTGTCCCGGGCTGGCCTCGTCCCCAAGTCTCCGGGGACATCGGCCCTGTCGCCCCGAGGCTGTCCGTGTCCCTCGGGGTGTCCCACAGGACATCCCCCGCGTACCCCGGGGCGCTGCGTCCCCGAGGCCTCAGGAGCATCTGTCCTCACCCCTCAGGGGCTGTCACGTCCCCATGGTCCCCGCCTCACCGTGCCCATCCTCCGGGGTGTCTCATCCTCACGGTCCCAGGGAcaccatccctgtccccgtccccggTGGGGTGTCTCCATCACCTCCAGGGTATCCCCGCCCGCCCCTCCATCCCAAGGTGTCCCCATCGCTCCCCTCGGGCTGTCCCATCTCCCATCCAAAATCTCgccctcccccaccccccccagtGCCCACCGGGCCCGGACCGGCAGGGGCGGGGCCAGGaccgggaggggcggggccaggaccgggggcggggccaggacccgggggcggggcccggacccggggggcggggccagagTCCTTCTCGTGGGCGGGGCTCTGTGGTTGTGGGCGTGGCCAAGGGCGGGGCTCCGGCCTGTGGCGCGCGGATCTCTCTCACCCCCCCCCCAACGTCACTTCCGTTTCCGCCCGTGCCGGAAGTGCTGCCGCTCTCGCCGCCATGGCCTCAAGGTTACTGCGGGTGAGCGCAGCCCTGCGGCTCCTGCCCGCGGCGTCTGCCCGCGCCGTGCCCGCCCGCCAGCTCGGCGTGCCCGGTGAGCGGGGACCGGGGGAGCGGGGAAACGAggggggggagcgggggaggAACGAGTGGGAccggggaggggccggggcggggTGTCTGCACCCCCGGTGTGACGGCGGCCCGCAGGGAACCTGGCCAGCGATGAGGAGCAGGCGACCGGGTTGGAGCGGAAGGTGATGAATGCCATGAACAAGGGTCTGGTGAGTGCCGTGGTGCGGCTTGGGCCGGGCCTTCGGGGGGATGGGAGCATCTGTGGGGGACTTCCCAGGGGATGGCGGGCGGCTCTGGGGCGGTTTCAGGGTTCGACTGTCCTTGGACGGGCGGAGTTTGGGGGATGGGTGTTCGGGGGAGTCGCAGGGTGTTCTAGGGGGGCTCAGGGCGTGGcgaggggtttggggttctttcAGGGTTTCGGTGCCCTTGGTGGGGTCGGAGGGGGAAGGGGTGAGAGGATCTGGGGGCcccagggggtttggggagtGCTCGGGTGGTGGCGGGGTCGTCTGAAGGGGTTGTTTCAGTTTAGGTGTCCTTCGAGGGTTGCAGGGTCTGGGGCTGGGGAGTTCTTGGGAAGGTCTGGGGGTCTCAGAGTTGGGGGAGCCTCAGGGACAGGGTGTCTGGGGGGGAACGGGGGGACGCCAGGGTGGGGTGGCCAGTTTGGGGTCCTCGGGGGGTGTTGGGTGTGAGGGACGGAGGGGCAGGTGGGGGTTCTGGGGCGCTCACCCTGCGGTTCCCGCAGGACCCGTACAGCATGTTCCGGCCCAAGCGCTACGCGGGCACCAAGGAGGACCCAAACCTCGTCCCCTCCGTCACCAACAAGCGCATCGTGGGCTGCGTCTGTGAGTGCCCCCGTCCCTGTGTCTGCCTGTCCCGTCCCTGAGTCCTTatgtccatccccgtgtccgtgtgtctgcccattcttgtggctgtgtgtccatccctgtggctgtgctgttcCTATGTCCATTCCTATGTCCGTGTGTTTGTCCttttcctgtccctgtgtccattcttgtgtccgtgtgtccgtctTTGTGTCTGTCCTGCTCCTGTGTTTGCGTCTGTTCCCGTGTCCGTGTGCCTGTCCTGTTCGTATCCGTGTGTCCATCCTTGCATCCTTACGTGTTTTTGTGTGTCCTGTCCCCTGTCCGTTTGTCTGTCCCCACGTCcatcctgcctgtccctgtgctccGTGCCACACTGTCCACGTCCCCTGTTCCCCTCCCCCATGCCTGTCCCTCCGTGTTCCCCTGTCACAGTgttctccctgtccctccctgtccctctgtcccacgctgtccctgtgcccccaggtGAGGAGGACAACAGCTGCGTGGTTTGGTTCTGGCTGCACAAGGGCGAGGCCCAGCGCTGCCCCTCCTGCGGTGCCCACTACAAACTGATCCCCCACGAGCTGCCCCACTGAGGGCCCACGGAGGGGCTCGGCTGCCCCACTCCACCCTCACCTCCCCGGGACCCCTGGGGCCCTGTTGAACCCCCCTGAACCACCCCAGATAAAGAGGTTGTGTGGAGAGCCTGactctgtctgtgctgggggcagcggGGCCACGGGGGTGTCACCGTGGGTGaggaggggacatgggggatCTGAGTGGGACACCATGGCCTTGGAGCAGTATTTGGAGCAGGGGGACCCCATTTCAgtgtccctctgccctgggaggtgctgggattGGGGGCCCTGGGTGCAGCTGGGGGCAGAAAGTCTCGTGGGTCCCGTTGCTGCTTTGTCCCCTTTGGGCCTCCTTGCCCAGCCTGTGGAACGCCCCTGAGCACTGAGGGGGGTGAGGTTGGTCCCGTAGCTTCTTGGAGAGATCACAgccccccccccacacacaaGGAACCCGCCAGTGTCCCCTGGGGGCCGGTTTGTCCCCTTGGACAGGTGCTTGCCTGTCCCGTGGGTGACACTCCTGTGGGCAggagcctcctcctgctgctggagggtcCCAGGGCACCGGTTCTGCCAGGCACCTGTGGCTCCATCTTCCCGTGAGGGGACTCGGAGGGCCCTGCCAGATGCCAGGAGATCCCCAGAGGTTCCCCAAAGATCCACACGGGACCTCAGGAGTTGTCTGAAGGTTCCCAGGTGATCCCAGGTGGCCACAGGAGATCCTCACTGGGCCACAGGAGGCTTCTGATGGTTCCCAGGAGGTCCCCATGGGAACCCAGAAGTTCACAGATCCATGAAGGTCCCATGGGGCCACTGCAGGTCCCTGAAGGATCCTGGGAGGTCCTTGTTGGTTCCCATAAGACCCCCAGAGGCCCGGCGTGGTCCCGGGGCGTCCCTTGGGGGCTGCTGCATCCCCGGCGTGAGCCCCCGGGGCAGGTCCCGTCCCCAGGCGGGGGGAGGGTGGGTTCTGCCTTCCAGGCCCTGCTGAGGGCTCCGGGGGGCCCGCCCAAAGCGTGGCCCCAGCGCTACTGACGAGCAGTGATGTCACCGATGACGTCACATCGACCGGCCATGACGTCATGCACCCCCGGCTGGAGGGGGCGGAGCTGTGAGCCTCACTGACCAACGGGGGCTCTGCTAGCAGTGAGTGACAGCCAGGGGGCGGGGCTTTGGCCTTCAGCAACCAATGGGGGCTGCGGGAGGCTGTGATTGACAGCTGGGAATTGCTCTCGATGAACGACGggaagggaggagctgggggcgTGGCCTCAGGGACCAATAGGAGCTGCCGGCGCTCGTGACTGACAGGCGGGGGGAGGGGCTGCGCTCGGAGCAGCGGcgaggggagggggctggggggcctATCGGGGGCGGGGCCCTGGGCCGCCCTGACCAATAGGAGCCCCGTGGCCGTGATTGACAGCTCAATGGAGCAGCGCCCgagaggggagggggctgcggggcggggcCTGTGCACGGCGGCCAATGGGAGGTGTCGCGGCCGTGACTGACAGCTGGGGGCGGGACCCGGCTCGGCGGGATtggcggggagggggctgcggggcggggcccggcggggggcggggcttgGCCGGGGGCGCGCGGGGACGCGGCGGGCGGGGCTCCCGGCGCACGTGACGGCGGCGGTGCGGCGGTGACGTCAGCGGTGTCGCAGCGGGGCCGGAAGCGGGCggcgcgcggggcgggcggaCAAGATGGCGGACGGGGACAGCGGCAgcgagcgcggcggcggcggcgggttCGGGACcgcccgcggcggggcggggggggccggcccggcggcggggcccggcggcggcggcgcggccggccCCGAGCAGGAGACTCAGGAGTTGGCGTCCAAGCGGCTGGACATCCAGAACAAGCGCTTCTACCTGGACGTGAAGCAGAACGCCAAGGGCCGCTTCCTCAAGATCGCCGAGGTGGGCGCGGGCGGCTCCAAGAGCCGCCTCACGCTCTCCATGGCCGTGGCCGCCGAGTTCCGCGACTACCTGGGCGACTTCATCGAGCACTACGCGCAGCTGGGCCCGTCCAGCCCCGAGCAGCTGGCCCaggccgcggggccgccgggcGAGGACGGCTccgggccccgccgcgcccTCAAGAGCGAGTTCCTGGTGCGGGAGAACCGCAAGTACTACCTGGACCTGAAGGAGAACCAGCGCGGGCGCTTCCTGCGCATCCGCCAGACCGTGAaccgcggccccggcggcccGGGGGGGTTCGCGGGAGGCCCCCCCGGGCTGCAGAGCGGCCAGACCATCGCGCTGCCCGCACAGGGCCTCATCGAGTTCCGCGACGCCCTGGCCAAGCTCATCGACGACTACGGGGGCGAGGAGGACGAGCtgggcggccccggcggcggcggcccgggcGGCGGGGGGCTCTACGGGGAGCTGCCCGAGGGCACGTCCATCACCGTGGACTCCAAGCGCTTCTTCTTCGACGTGGGCTGCAACAAGTACGGGGTGTTTCTGCGGGTCAGCGAGGTGAAGCCGTCCTACCGCAACGCCATCACCGTTCCCTACAAGGCCTGGGCCAAGTTTGGCGGCGCCTTCTGCCGCTACGCCGAGGAGATGCGCGACATCCAGGAGCGCCAGCGGGACAAGCTCTACGACCGGCGCGCCGGCCCGCCGGGacccggcagcggcagcggcgccGGTGACGACTCCGACGGCGACGACGTGGACGACGACTGAGCCGATCCCCCCAGCCCTCGACCCCAACGCCGgccccccaccaccccccccTCGAGCCCCGGGGCGAAGGGGTCCCCAATCCCCCCTCCCAGTGACGGGGCAAAGGGGTtcccgaccccccccccccccaacagcGATGGGGCGAAGGGGTCCCTGAGCCCCCTCACCCCCCTCCCAGCGACGGGGTGAAGGGGTCTCCAAACCCCTACGTCCCCGCTCTCAGCAACGGGACGAAGGGGTCCCCGAGCCCCCCCCAGCAGCGGTGGGACACGGGGGTCCCCAGGCTCCCCTGTCCTGCCGCCACCGGAGAGAGAGAAACCGGCCCGACCGTGCCGCTgcccgcggcccccccgcccccttccctgctcccaccatgGGACCCCCCGGCCCCCAGGACTCGCTGCTTTGGGGGGGGATAGGGGGTcacccgcagcccccgcccctcccggtgcccccccTATGAAAACCAGCACCCAAGGGCCCCGGAGCCGAGGGCCAGCGGCAGCGCTGGGGGGGCAGCGGAGGCACCTTGGACCAACGGCCGTTCCCTCGGCTTGTgagttttccttcattttcattttccttttttttttttttttttcccttttctcctctttccacgtttttttttttttttgtttgtttgtttgtttgtttttttgggatGCAAACTCCGGGCGCCCGAACTGGAACCCGCGGCTCCCTGACAATTAGGGAAGATTTCCTCGGTTTTGCCGATTTCTGGCCGttcttccccccacctccctccGCCTGTTTCCCGCCGGGAAGGGGGAGGTGCCGGCacaaagcacaaggaaaaaCTCGACGGGGCGAAACATCTTCCCCTTCTCACCAAATAAGGTGCCTCCGGCCCCGTTTCACCAGGACCCGCCGGAATCCGCCCCTTGGCTTCACCCAAATTGGATTTTCCGGCCCCAAATCCACAGCCACGCCCGGCCCCGGCACCTTGGGGGTGGATTTTGGAggtttattgttattttttgcctccttttgtctttttttgccCCCGTGGGCCCAGCCCTGGCGTCGCCTGGTCCCTCCAGCCACCTCCtattaaacacatttttccaCTCTCAAatagtctttttttaaaattctttttcactCCCTCAGCTCAGTCCTGCCCTGTCCAGAATTCTGGTTTTTCACCCCGTTTTCCCATAACTCTGAACTCCATCGCTCTCATTCCAAAGTTTTGCCTCTTCTTCTCCAACGGTTTCACCACTTTtaggacttttctttttttttccttttaatccaTTTTTGGGAGCCCAATCAGCTGCCTCCTTAATTTATTACCACGGATCCGGCATCTCCCTCTCTCCATATTTATTGGGAAGTGAGGAACAGCCGCAGACCCCTGGGGGACCCCCTGCGCCGCAGGGATGCCGCTGTCTGTCCGTCC from Corvus moneduloides isolate bCorMon1 chromosome 27, bCorMon1.pri, whole genome shotgun sequence includes the following:
- the KCNIP3 gene encoding calsenilin isoform X1, with the protein product MGTPWDGGAGGDTLEVMETPHRGRGQGWCPWDREDETPRRMGTFGILEPISVEDSSDADVELPSIRHQPEGLEQLLARTNFTKTELQSLYRGFKNECPSGLVDEETFTLIYSRFFPQGDASSYAHFLFDAFDADRNGALCFQDFAVGLSVLLRGTEQQKLKWTFDLYDVNKDGYVTKEVTLGDTGRHWGAGGVGTPRPGPGSALCPPGHAGDHEIHLCHDGPLHRARPGGQRAGPARGAVLPGETVPTVTPGATLRPGVAPLSSGHSLAEDGQEQGRHGDLRGVPGHMPGGQGHHELHADLPQRALDPGPPGVFLLFQTNKKFKVRRNPARGSRRRDRTRTRTTLPPEPPRHGAPTCQTDPFWGAEPPLHKDPPPLAVQGPDTAQTRPQGGDPRDMETAWDVRTLRDGDPRDVGALWVGVSISHP
- the LOC116435539 gene encoding cytochrome c oxidase subunit 5B, mitochondrial, producing the protein MASRLLRVSAALRLLPAASARAVPARQLGVPGNLASDEEQATGLERKVMNAMNKGLDPYSMFRPKRYAGTKEDPNLVPSVTNKRIVGCVCEEDNSCVVWFWLHKGEAQRCPSCGAHYKLIPHELPH
- the KCNIP3 gene encoding calsenilin isoform X5, whose translation is MGIQGMELCAVAVVILLFIAVLKQFGILEPISVEDSSDADVELPSIRHQPEGLEQLLARTNFTKTELQSLYRGFKNECPSGLVDEETFTLIYSRFFPQGDASSYAHFLFDAFDADRNGALCFQDFAVGLSVLLRGTEQQKLKWTFDLYDVNKDGYVTKEDMLEIMKSIYAMMGRCTEPALGASAPAQHVELFFQKMDRNRDGMVTFEEFLATCQEDKDIMSSMQIFHNVL
- the KCNIP3 gene encoding calsenilin isoform X3, encoding MGTPWDGGAGGDTLEVMETPHRGRGQGWCPWDREDETPRRMGTFGILEPISVEDSSDADVELPSIRHQPEGLEQLLARTNFTKTELQSLYRGFKNECPSGLVDEETFTLIYSRFFPQGDASSYAHFLFDAFDADRNGALCFQDFAVGLSVLLRGTEQQKLKWTFDLYDVNKDGYVTKEVTLGDTGRHWGAGGVGTPRPGPGSALCPPGHAGDHEIHLCHDGPLHRARPGGQRAGPARGAVLPEDGQEQGRHGDLRGVPGHMPGGQGHHELHADLPQRALDPGPPGVFLLFQTNKKFKVRRNPARGSRRRDRTRTRTTLPPEPPRHGAPTCQTDPFWGAEPPLHKDPPPLAVQGPDTAQTRPQGGDPRDMETAWDVRTLRDGDPRDVGALWVGVSISHP
- the PURB gene encoding transcriptional activator protein Pur-beta — its product is MADGDSGSERGGGGGFGTARGGAGGAGPAAGPGGGGAAGPEQETQELASKRLDIQNKRFYLDVKQNAKGRFLKIAEVGAGGSKSRLTLSMAVAAEFRDYLGDFIEHYAQLGPSSPEQLAQAAGPPGEDGSGPRRALKSEFLVRENRKYYLDLKENQRGRFLRIRQTVNRGPGGPGGFAGGPPGLQSGQTIALPAQGLIEFRDALAKLIDDYGGEEDELGGPGGGGPGGGGLYGELPEGTSITVDSKRFFFDVGCNKYGVFLRVSEVKPSYRNAITVPYKAWAKFGGAFCRYAEEMRDIQERQRDKLYDRRAGPPGPGSGSGAGDDSDGDDVDDD
- the KCNIP3 gene encoding calsenilin isoform X2, with protein sequence MGIQGMELCAVAVVILLFIAVLKQFGILEPISVEDSSDADVELPSIRHQPEGLEQLLARTNFTKTELQSLYRGFKNECPSGLVDEETFTLIYSRFFPQGDASSYAHFLFDAFDADRNGALCFQDFAVGLSVLLRGTEQQKLKWTFDLYDVNKDGYVTKEVTLGDTGRHWGAGGVGTPRPGPGSALCPPGHAGDHEIHLCHDGPLHRARPGGQRAGPARGAVLPGETVPTVTPGATLRPGVAPLSSGHSLAEDGQEQGRHGDLRGVPGHMPGGQGHHELHADLPQRALDPGPPGVFLLFQTNKKFKVRRNPARGSRRRDRTRTRTTLPPEPPRHGAPTCQTDPFWGAEPPLHKDPPPLAVQGPDTAQTRPQGGDPRDMETAWDVRTLRDGDPRDVGALWVGVSISHP
- the KCNIP3 gene encoding calsenilin isoform X4: MGTPWDGGAGGDTLEVMETPHRGRGQGWCPWDREDETPRRMGTFGILEPISVEDSSDADVELPSIRHQPEGLEQLLARTNFTKTELQSLYRGFKNECPSGLVDEETFTLIYSRFFPQGDASSYAHFLFDAFDADRNGALCFQDFAVGLSVLLRGTEQQKLKWTFDLYDVNKDGYVTKEDMLEIMKSIYAMMGRCTEPALGASAPAQHVELFFQKMDRNRDGMVTFEEFLATCQEDKDIMSSMQIFHNVL